The stretch of DNA gaatcgtttacgagcttatcaaagcaatccggttctgtccatgaaagttacgaacatttttagacataagatcctttcggaacaaaccgtttacacagcatttcaaatccaatcatatcaaagacatacggatcatagcttgaccatattaaggatgccaacatcacaaagcaaatatgaatcataaacatgttcggattttacgaatagaattacccccaaggctcataacatatcacaacttacttgcgtctaggacatgccaaaaaaaaaaggaaggataagctttacataccttgattgcttcctaagctaatccaaactcaagtctcggcttctcaaaatctacaacacgtcattagacaccaaacattagtcataggcacctcggaatcccattttaagcccgcactttatttacgaaatttggcgagcatttcccctgtaaattcaacaccgagaatttaactcggccaattcttcaacaacaataccaataaccatataaacaacatcaataaccaattcaaaacgcattctaatattagtaattcttttccatataattcgacaacattccattcattcaattcgactacatacgttcaaaccaacatcgacgcccacatattcaaatactaatccgagatcattcaaataagattcaagaatgtttccaacaatccacacaatattcaaaacaactcaaccattatactaccttacccgaaacttccaaatgccataagaacaaacaatacatttctttcttccaaattcatccactacttcaataatccacacgttcacaacattaatctcataaatacaagtagctatattaagatcacattaggttccaaaacagcccacaaacgattataacttcaatatgaaccattaaactttcatttgcatcatagaacccacaacacaacaacccaaacaccaaataaaatttgtccttcattcttaaccaacaccacatatatacggccaaatccacaacaattacaacttcaacttgaatcattcaataccttcattctcatcacataatccatgacaacaacaaccaaaatactaagtaaaatcaattcgccataacttgccaaaaacagcccctatacggccaacatcaacatacataaatttcataattttttatccatttctacatactacaaccacactcaaacatgctaaatacaattaattcatcactcctacaccatacaacatatacacggccacacacaacacaccttgctttgatgaatttcattcatttccacactccacaacatacacaaaccatgcataacatataaaaagaggattaaacttaccctttttcactttgttcttcaacttggctagggttgagatttgcaagaaccaaggatttgtttgctccaataaccacttcatgttgtttaggaccttccaattagttgaaaagctagaagaaaataatttttgaagaagaatttggtcttccattttttttttctcccatggccgaatggcccttatgatttttctccaaggttctcaactcttctaaggggtgaagaatgatgaagatgacttaattgtcatcttttactacatatataatttagccatgtggcccatggcccacaccccacacatggccacatatggccattttcatgaaataattagttttcaaaatttcacttctagcccataattttcatgaaatgcctaacttttcataattcatttttgaccccaaatttttcttattccaattttacccttaacactccatgccaatgaaaagatgaatatgcaacttatgcacttttaacaaaatcggaagaaattacaaccttgtccttaacttatcatgactaactcggattatcccaatgtaccaaaatacgggatataacaatcataGTAATCCCATTTACTTTTCATTtagataatgataaaaaaaaaattctaataaaataggaaatatttttattttttaatcttttcctAATTGAAGTAGGATAAGCATTTGCTGATGTAATCCttgattttaaagttaaaatgaaaaaaggtcAACAATAACTACATCAACGAtatcttaaggatattttgtgatttgaagcaatgtaataattttttgttttgttttatggCATTATGGTGGGGTTACTATGATCGTATATAAATGACCTATATTATCAGTTTAAAAAGTATATGGGGTAATTTCATTTTAGTTGATAAAATgagattaagaagaaaaaaatgcttctactttttattagttaaaggaattttaaaagaaaagaagcaagaaaaggtttctttaaaaataatataaaaaatgtatttaaaagaaaagaaacaaaatgttTATTAGGAAAAAGGCATTTTTGACCCAATTAGGTAATAATAGGggcatttttgttcaatttcgtATAGTTtaagtgcattttttttttaccaaactATGAATGGAGGACATTTTTGTTCAATTCGTATAgtttaagggcatttttgacccttttccgtaaaaCATACATTTTCTCTACCTACTTAGTGTTATTTGACAATGCaactattttttatacataacgTTTTTTTCATACTACTAGTACCTTAACCAATTAGCGACGATCGTAgagattttttgttttataataCCCCGAAAATATTTCTCTGGATTCAATTTCATGTTATGCTAACTCAATATGTTGAAAGCATGACCCAGATGTTGTAGCTGTTGTTTAGCCTTTAGAGATTTTACGagcatatcatcaatataaattGGTTGTTTACGTTTGATAATTCAgtctatataaaatttaaatcaaaatcaCTTATATGCAATGAACAGGTAAAAATGAGATAATAAACAAGTATGTTCTTGAGTTCGAGTCACCGACTAAACTCTGAATCGGTGTTTGACTAAACGTATAAACTGATCATACTTGCTTATAAGCACATTTTGGCTTATTTACGCATTTGATAAATACTCAAAGTGCTTATAAGTCAAGTATTTATCAGCCAAAAGTCATAAATTGATCATTTCTAGCTTATAATTTTTTGCTTTTAAGTACTTTAGTTGGAtcaaagcttttttttttttttttactattttattgatCAAAgctttttttactattttattcttaaaattaattttagttatcaaaatagttttttcaaaaaaaaaaaaaaaaacctctaaCTTCCTCTCCGTTGAAAATATTTAACATTCTTCATTTTccttacaaatattttttttatataaaaaaaattaataatgttTCAGTTAGTGTATCAAAAGAATAGCTAATCGACACTTCTACCAAAGACATCAACTACTTATCATTAGTTTTAGCACTTTTATTCAAATGCATAActgtttatttatataattaattggcTGAAGTCATCGACAGACCCTCAAACTTGTCCAGAAATTTCACTTAGACCCTCCAACTGAGACTCGTACCATCTAAACTCTCCAAAATCACTTTTACTGTGCCACTTAGACACACAATAAAAATACGGCCAAACACCAAATCTGTGTGTAATTCACGCACTGATGTAATAAAAAAGCGATGAATAAAATGATGACATGTGTCACATGggctcaaaataataataaaaatgaatttacagtttaaaaaatgaaaaataatttttaatatcaataatcaacccaaaaaaaaaaaaaaaaggaaaacttagtTAATACTgggggtgggcataaacaccgaaaaccgaaaaaccggaccgaaccgaattaattcggtttttcggtttcggtttttcagtatttcggttcggttttcggtttttttaataaaaatttcggtgttcggttcggtgttcggttagGTTCACGGcttttttcggtttttcggttaaaccgaatttaattttttttttgaaaatttactacatgaatacaatttttttttgggaaaaaaacataagtaaacgataatattataatatttacatactcttagcgactaaatgttattaaacattacatgacaagttaaatgttttatagtaaatcaaattgcTATATATAAGGAAACCCTTGACGTGAATAACTCCAATACCTATTTGTTGTTCGTAGATATAGCGCTTTTATACAATTTAAATACTTCCTCCTTATTACGCAAGATTTTTTTCCAGCgtttttttcttaccttttctacttcctccttattctcaacttctttcattgttccataaaaataaaatctcagCTTTTCATTTAACACTACGGGATATTGAATACAAGTATACTAATAATTTTagtgttgatttttattatatatagtataataaaaatgttatacatagaataatattcatataatttatttcacctattataataaattagatataactcacataatttgattatacactatataaaattttatatacgtcgtatgattttattatacgttatataatacattatattttgtatatagaagatattatcttgtatgtgtggatgatcactatggttggattaaagtcatcaaaccttcaaacattTAATCAGCGTAAACCTCCGTAACTCAAGCaatgaagaaggaaaaatggaaataaatgaagagatgtgtaattgctaaaaaaaccgaattaaaaaaccgaaaccgaaccgaacttcaaaaaaccgaaccgaaccgaactaattcggtgcggtgttcggtgtccactttcaaaaaaccaaaaccgaaaaaccgaaccgaactttgaaaaaaccgaaccgaaaaaccgaacgcccacccctagttattactccccccacccccaccccccctccTTACCCCCAGCCAGCAACCCCCCCACCTAACCCTTTCCCCTGTCTTTGTTATTCCCCTCCTCACCCGCCCCGTCACCCCTACCAATCCTTCGGTGAgctcctctttttctttttcttcttataataaactaaaaaaaaaatcttaagaGAGTATTGTTTTTCTCCATACCAAATCACATGAACGTAGATGGCGGTGATGGGGTAGTCCGGTGGTGACAGGACGGTGACAATGttagaaagaagaagaaagggaggaAAATTAGTTgattcagaatttttttttcttttgtgaagaatgaaaagaaataaatagcaaaaaaaaaaaaaaaagagaggtgCAGGAGGAAAAAATTGCAGAGATTTGGGAAAGTAAAAATGGGACGAAGAAGACGATGACGTGGAGGGGGTGGGTTGCTTTCCTTTTTTGAttaagttattgttattttcaaaaatgaataaaagtcCTGTTTAGTTATTTACTTAGTGCCAAgagtcaacaaaagaaaaaaggtataagctttttcaagaaaaaaagaaaaataaaaatattatttggaaTCTACTCACGCGCCCAACGAAAGTGAATTacagttttttttattttgtatccAATTGGCACATTAAAAGTGATTTTGGAGGATTCAGATGGTACGAGTCTCGGTTGAAGGATCCAAGTGGAATTTCTGGACAAGTTCGAAGATCTGTCGATGACTTCAGCCAGAGGCGAATCCACACCATTGGGTGTGGGTTCTCGGGAACCCACAACTTTTATCCGAACTTTGTATTTATAATGGGAAAcccttcaaatatataaaaaatttgacCTGAGAACCCAGTAACAATAGACACTGCTAGTTgagaacccataaacttcaaatcttggATCCGCCTTTGACTTTAGCCTAATTAATTTGAGCACTTAAAAGTACCTATGAGCATGTAATGCTTATCAATTACATACAGTCACATTATGGACTAACCCAAATGGGCTCTTTATGGTATCCGTCCAAATTTTTGTGacattctttatttttaattcaattaaaaaaagaatgatacatttatatatttcgtaacaatttaattttaaacttcatATTTTACATTTGACGAAATAAAGTATAACTGCACAAATATTCTAATgtatttaaaatcaaaattttcaaaaaaaaaaaaaattctagattTTATGCCGAATAAACATCCTGTACATAATTGGAAGGGAGGGGAATACTGTATTTCTTTTCAGCAGCAAGttgttaaacaaaatacaaaaagcACGGGTTTGTCCCgccttttctctttattttatgacTAACTATATGACACTCTTTCACCTAATCCACTTTGGACCCACAAAAAACCTACAAAAGGTCAAAAAGCAAAAACTAAATTACAGAATGCAATATTATCAATCTTTAAAGATGTATTCCCTCGATATATTCATCAACGGCTGTAGAGAATCTAGAGAAAATTTCCTGGCAAACAAGAATGGATCAAGCCGTTTATTAGCAACAGACAAATCAGAACCGTTGATTTCTTCATCACCATATCGAGGCCGGGCCAATCGTAAGGTCAAGATCAATTCTGGAGACACTTCACTTGCAGTGTAAGTACGAGGATGCCCTCCATGACTACCCTTCCAGTCCACGTGTGTCAAAGTAGCTGGGACACAACCCTGCGGTTAGAGTTGGCAAAATCAGCTCGTGAAGACATGACTTGTCTAGCCCGCCCAAGTTTGGGCTGATCATTGACCAACACAATTATTAGTTCAGTCCATTTCGGCCTAATGTAATTCAGCCGATAAAAAATTAGCCTGATATGCAGTCCAAATTGAAAATCTTGtcaaagtatttttaaaaataatacgTTAAATATAGCCATaataaagacaaaaaaataattttgttatgtactaaaaaattattatcctaatttatgtggccCAGTTTTCTTTTTAGTATGTCTCAAAAAAATggcatatttctatatttaaaaataatttgattttatGATATGATTACAACGATGCAAATATCTACGATTTATTTTggatcataaatttcaaaaaacttcttttctttttcaactcCGTGCTTAATCAaattgtatcacataaattgaaacgggaATATAAAAGACTAAATacagaaattaaaatttaataagaATTGAATGGATTAAGTTATGATCCGCTTTTAATTCATTTTAGCTCAAATAACTATTAACCCACACAATACagcatttttttgcgcggagtgcccttcgtttggggtggtctttaaattttgcccctcatatttgaaatctttaaaatttgtcttTAGCTTCTAACACCGTAGGTTCCGGGTTGAACCGTAGccaatcaaaattttaaaaaaaattcgcaaggcaagtttaaatttcgctatcttCAGGACCGGCATCtttttttgttaaggaattaccaaagttatgcgggccAGCATCACTTATCTGTGGGgaagacttggcataagtatcacGGGTCGAcgtaactttgataattccttcgcGAAAGTTATCGGGTCCGGCGTAAAGTTCCCGTTAAAATATCACACACGtaaactttgtgaaggaattatcgaagttatacggacccgcatacttatgccttatgggcagacttggcgtAAGTATCTACGTCGTATGCGATAATTCATACAAAGTtatcgggtccggcataaagtTCCCCATTAAAAGTAGCACGCGCATAactgtgaaggaattatcaaagttatcttggggcccgcaagatacttatgccaagtctgcccataaggtaCGAGTATCCGGTCcgcataaaatgtgtaattcttATATGTGTATCTTTGTTAGCAAGATAAGCGAAATTTAAAGcttcttgcgaatttttttaaaattttgatagcgtgggttcgaaccctgaACCTACGGGCCAAATGgcgaaaatttaaacattttaaatatgaaagcagaaaatttaaaatcaccccaaaagaagggcgaTTCGGATGCAGAATTGCCCCACAATACAGTCCACGACTCCCCAAATTCAGCCCAATTCAGCCAACCCACCTATTTAACCCCCCTACCTGTGGGTCTACCATGTTGAGTAGCGTAGAGAAGTATTGCTCCTCTGGATAACACGTGGAAGCTTCTAAGCAAGGTAGCTTGAACTTTGACCATAACCTCCTGTCACGCACAACTATCCAAGCATGCTTACGCTTTATCACAAAAAACTGGGACCCAATTcgaaaatcatcaaacttcACCTCAGGTAACATAGCGTGTTCCCCACGCGCCGCATATCGACCGTGTGCCCAACTCTCATTTCCCAGTATTTCAATGAAgctctttcttgattttgtaagaGTTGTGTAAGTGAAATTGAAAGAGTGTAGTGGAATACAAGATGGGGAAAGAAGGGCAAACATGTAATTATACTTGTCGTGGAGAAGTGCTCTTGCGAGTAACCGACGCGCCGCCGAGGTGAGAGTTGGGGAATGGCGGCGCGTGGGTTTTGAAGGGATTACACGGTGAGCAAACACGCCTTGAAATGGTGGTGTATAGTCGAAACGTGGGTCtgcatgtatgtatatgttgtaaaGATTTTTAGGTGTGTTGTTGAAGAAAATTTCCCATAATGGGGCAAATGGAAGTGCGGTGGTTGTGAGAAACATAAAAGCTAGCTTCTTTGGTGCTGTAACTAGTTTGGTTATCGGGCTGACTCGTCCAGCTTCTTGGAACAACATTGAGTCATCATCATCAACTTCCTCATGCGAAGCTATTGGCGTCGGCGGattcagaatttgaagtttatgtgCTCCTAcaataatctcaaattaatttataatGATAACTAAATtcgaaataaatgaaattttggaTACATATATAGAGTTGGAGCAAAAGTTACTGCATTCCTGATAACCCGTACCTGAAGaggtggatccgcccctggcTACTGGTGGAGGTAATCTTGCACTATGAATTTCCTTGCttttttcttgggttttgttTGTTGATATTGTCTTAGGGTGTATGATGTTACTAGTCGTGTTCCTAGGTGGTGTGTTGGTGGTGGGGACTGAGGAGGAAGTAAGAGGGGTGGTGATAGTGAAGATAATAGCAAGGGGTAAGCAAAGTAAAAGAGCACAAAGTAGAGAGATTGGAGAAGGAGAAAGCATGGTGGTGGGGgcggtggggtggggtgggttaTGAGATGAAGATGGTGAGATTTGGTAGGGTTGAGTTAAAAGTCCACTAGTACTATTGGGAatggaaaaaaatggaaaggaTGAGTGAAACATACAACATAGAAGCAGAAAATAGTAGAGTACAAAAGgatttctttttattatatgtatatacgtatgcgTAAGCTTTGTATAATAATCAGGTTTTTGTTTTACGTTTATTTTGGTTGTGCTGCCATCATTCTTTATATATAGTAGATTAATAAATGTTTTGGAATGAAGCGTAGGTGTGTGAAACGGGAAGTTGGTCCATCCTCCCATCGTCTTTCTCGTTGGTTAAGTTTGGATCATTATCTACGTGGCAAACATGCATGTAAAGGTGGGACGATGTTTTGGTGCCATTGAGAATTAAAGTGTCCCCCCACATGAAGAGTAAAACAAGAGATGCTTAAAGCTCAGTCTGGACTCGAGTTAGTCGTGTAATAAAGAATGCAAAACAATGTGATCTTGTTTGGTAACGAAGGAATGAAAAGGAGAGGAGAGTttataaaggaaagaaaataaatgccTTAAACTTTCGAATACAAAATTAAAATGAGCTGGAAGAAGCTTATATTTGTGTAGAGGACAGATAGCATATAACAAAACATAGATGCGCTTTTTGTAAAGGACGGAGCATATAAAGTTGACAAAAGGCATATGAAAGGGGAAGTTCTTATTATTTTGTTACTAATTGTTAATGGCTTAAAACTACAATTGTTATGATCGAGGGTAAAGGATTAGtaatttgcctttttttttttttttgtgtgtgtttaaCGATACAGAGGGTCGCtatatatttgttaattttagTAGTTGCGCGTAACCTTATTTGAAGAATATTTCATAATCCTGAAGTCAAGAAAGAAACCTACTTTAATAAGTCATTTATTATTGATAACATGTTgtagttttattttgtttaaatgatgaaaatattcTTTAAGTTAATTATCATGTTGTTATAGATGATGGGATACAGATATAAACAAGGAAAGCAATTCTAGTATCAACTTTTCATGTAATATAAGACAATACAATAGTAGATTTTAGGCAAACAAAATATTCGAAAAATACCTCTTGAAGCATGACAGCAACCGTGAAACAAGCCTTCGCATTTCT from Lycium ferocissimum isolate CSIRO_LF1 unplaced genomic scaffold, AGI_CSIRO_Lferr_CH_V1 ctg7718, whole genome shotgun sequence encodes:
- the LOC132045711 gene encoding uncharacterized protein LOC132045711 isoform X2, which codes for MFHSSFPFFSIPNSTSGLLTQPYQISPSSSHNPPHPTAPTTMLSPSPISLLCALLLCLPLAIIFTITTPLTSSSVPTTNTPPRNTTSNIIHPKTISTNKTQEKSKEIHSARLPPPVARGGSTSSGAHKLQILNPPTPIASHEEVDDDDSMLFQEAGRVSPITKLVTAPKKLAFMFLTTTALPFAPLWEIFFNNTPKNLYNIYIHADPRFDYTPPFQGVFAHRVIPSKPTRRHSPTLTSAARRLLARALLHDKYNYMFALLSPSCIPLHSFNFTYTTLTKSRKSFIEILGNESWAHGRYAARGEHAMLPEVKFDDFRIGSQFFVIKRKHAWIVVRDRRLWSKFKLPCLEASTCYPEEQYFSTLLNMVDPQVGGLNRVVSQLL
- the LOC132045711 gene encoding glycosyltransferase BC10-like isoform X1 produces the protein MFHSSFPFFSIPNSTSGLLTQPYQISPSSSHNPPHPTAPTTMLSPSPISLLCALLLCLPLAIIFTITTPLTSSSVPTTNTPPRNTTSNIIHPKTISTNKTQEKSKEIHSARLPPPVARGGSTSSGAHKLQILNPPTPIASHEEVDDDDSMLFQEAGRVSPITKLVTAPKKLAFMFLTTTALPFAPLWEIFFNNTPKNLYNIYIHADPRFDYTPPFQGVFAHRVIPSKPTRRHSPTLTSAARRLLARALLHDKYNYMFALLSPSCIPLHSFNFTYTTLTKSRKSFIEILGNESWAHGRYAARGEHAMLPEVKFDDFRIGSQFFVIKRKHAWIVVRDRRLWSKFKLPCLEASTCYPEEQYFSTLLNMVDPQGCVPATLTHVDWKGSHGGHPRTYTASEVSPELILTLRLARPRYGDEEINGSDLSVANKRLDPFLFARKFSLDSLQPLMNISREYIFKD